The following are encoded together in the Triticum dicoccoides isolate Atlit2015 ecotype Zavitan chromosome 6B, WEW_v2.0, whole genome shotgun sequence genome:
- the LOC119322006 gene encoding sugar transport protein MST4-like → MPAGGFSASLAPPSGMEFEAKITPMVVTSCVTAATGGLMFGYDIGISGGVTSMEDFQREFFPTVLRKRRENKGSNYCRYDNQGLQLFTSSLYLAGLVSTLFASYTTRRLGRRATMRIAGAFFIVGVIFNGAARNLGMLIVGRILLGCGVGFANQAIPLFLSEIAPTTIRGGLNSLFQINITVGILFANLVNYGTNRIHPWGWRLSLSLAGLPAVLFTLGALFMVDTPNSLIERGRQEEGKVVLKKIRGTDNVEPEFNEIVEASRVAHDIKNPFRSLLQRRNRPLLLITILLQMFQQLTGINAIMFYAPVLLTALGFKTEASLYSAVITGAVNVLSTFVSMYTVDRVGRRMLLLDAGVQMFLSLVAIAVVMRTRVTDRSDHLGHDWAIMVVIIICNFVSSFAWSWGPLGWLIPSETFPLETRSAGQSVSVCTNLLFTSILAQVFLSMLCHLKSFIFVFFSICVAIMSLFVLFFLPETKNIPIEEMVERVWKQHWFWKRYMNDEGDNHVISEEETPPMVSLSDSFVE, encoded by the exons ATGCCGGCAGGAGGATTCTCGGCGTCTTTGGCGCCGCCGTCCGGCATGGAGTTCGAGGCCAAGATCACGCCTATGGTGGTCACCTCCTGCGTCACGGCGGCCACCGGCGGGCTCATGTTCGGCTACGACATCGGCATCTCTG GCGGGGTGACATCCATGGAGGATTTCCAGCGTGAGTTCTTCCCGACGGTGCTTCGCAAGAGGCGCGAGAACAAGGGGAGCAACTACTGCCGATACGACAACCAAGGCCTGCAGCTCTTTACCTCGTCCCTCTACCTCGCCGGCCTCGTCTCCACCCTCTTCGCGTCCTACACCACCCGCCGACTCGGCCGCCGCGCCACTATGCGCATAGCCGGCGCCTTTTTCATCGTCGGCGTCATTTTCAATGGCGCTGCACGGAACCTCGGCATGCTCATCGTCGGCAGGATCCTGCTTGGCTGCGGCGTTGGCTTCGCGAACCAG GCTATTCCTCTGTTCTTGTCAGAGATCGCGCCGACTACAATCCGCGGTGGCCTCAATTCCCTGTTCCAGATAAACATCACCGTCGGCATTTTGTTCGCCAACCTCGTCAACTATGGCACTAACAG GATCCACCCTTGGGGATGGCGTCTTTCTTTGTCCCTCGCGGGATTACCAGCTGTGCTGTTCACCCTAGGTGCGCTCTTCATGGTCGATACACCCAACAGCCTCATTGAGCGCGGTCGTCAAGAGGAGGGCAAAGTTGTGCTCAAGAAGATCCGCGGCACCGACAACGTGGAGCCGGAGTTCAATGAGATCGTGGAGGCCAGTCGCGTCGCCCATGATATCAAGAACCCATTTCGAAGCCTCCTACAACGCCGCAACCGTCCCCTTCTCCTGATCACCATCCTCCTCCAGATGTTCCAGCAATTGACCGGTATAAACGCCATCATGTTCTACGCCCCGGTGCTGCTCACCGCGTTGGGATTTAAGACCGAGGCTTCGCTGTACTCGGCAGTGATCACGGGGGCAGTGAACGTGTTGTCGACGTTTGTATCAATGTACACTGTAGACCGAGTGGGGAGACGGATGTTGCTGCTGGACGCCGGCGTGCAAATGTTCCTCTCGTTAGTGGCCATTGCCGTGGTGATGAGGACAAGGGTTACCGACCGCTCAGACCACCTCGGCCATGACTGGGCCATCATGGTCGTCATCATCATCTGCAATTTTGTATCCTCCTTTGCTTGGTCATGGGGCCCACTCGGGTGGCTCATCCCGAGCGAGACTTTCCCGCTCGAGACGCGATCCGCGGGGCAGAGCGTCAGTGTCTGCACGAACCTACTCTTCACATCCATCCTTGCGCAGGTCTTCCTCTCGATGCTCTGCCACCTCAAGTCCTTCATATTTGTGTTTTTCTCCATCTGTGTTGCCATCATGTCGctcttcgtcctcttcttcctACCCGAAACAAAGAACATTCCCATCGAGGAGATGGTTGAAAGAGTGTGGAAACAACACTGGTTCTGGAAGCGATATATGAATGACGAAGGCGACAACCACGTCATCAGCGAGGAGGAAACACCACCAATGGTGTCACTATCTGATTCGTTTGTAGAATGA